A stretch of the Panicum virgatum strain AP13 chromosome 9N, P.virgatum_v5, whole genome shotgun sequence genome encodes the following:
- the LOC120692451 gene encoding abscisic acid receptor PYL4-like — MPCIQASSPSSMPHQHHGRVLAGVGCAAEVAAAAVATTAGMRCGAHDGEVPAEAARHHEHAAPGPGRCCSAVVQHVAAPAAAVWSVVRRFDQPQAYKRFVRSCALLAGDGGVGTLREVRVVSGLPAASSRERLEILDDESHVLSFRVVGGEHRLQNYLSVTTVHPSPAAPDSATVVVESYMVDVPPGNTPEDTRVFVDTIVRCNLQSLATTAEKLAAVST, encoded by the coding sequence ATGCCGTGCATCCAGGCGTCCAGCCCCAGCAGCATGCCGCACCAGCACCACGGCCGGGTCCTGGCCGGCGTCGGGTgcgcggcggaggtggccgcAGCGGCGGTCGCGACGACCGCGGGGATGCGGTgcggggcgcacgacggcgaggtGCCCGCTGAGGCGGCGCGCCACCACGAGCACGCGGCGCCGGGGCCCGGGCGGTGCTGCTCCGCGGTGGTCCAgcacgtggcggcgccggccgcggcggtgtGGTCCGTGGTGCGGCGGTTCGACCAGCCGCAGGCGTACAAGCGGTTCGTGCGCAGCTGCGCGCTGctggcgggcgacggcggcgtgggcACGCTCCGGGAGGTGCGCGTCGTGTCGGGGCTCCCCGCGGCGTCCAGCCGCGAGCGCCTCGAGATCCTGGACGACGAGAGCCACGTCCTCAGCTTccgcgtcgtcggcggcgagcaccGGCTCCAGAACTACCTCTCGGTGACCACCGTCCACCCGTCCCCCGCCGCGCCCGACTCCGCCACTGTCGTCGTGGAGTCCTACATGGTGGACGTGCCGCCGGGTAACACCCCCGAGGACACCCGCGTGTTCGTGGACACCATCGTCAGGTGCAACCTCCAGTCGCTGGCAACCACCGCCGAGAAGCTCGCCGCCGTGTCGACGTGA